TCGACAAAACCGAATTCCGATCTTTTGTTAACGGTAGAGAAAGTAGGAAGACGCAAAGGTTTGGTCATAGTGCAGTTTCTGAATCTCAGCTACATCAACCTGACGAAAAGTTGGATTTGTAATGTAGAGTGCATGGATGTACTGCCGTTTACAATCCTGATCACAAGTGATACACTGACATACTGGCAACTGAAAGAATGGAAACCCGATTTGAACGTCGTCTTACAAACATTAGGTGATTCAAAAAGTATGAGGCATAATGAAGACTCTTACAATGAGTATTTGTGCTATCGAGTCCGATTAATAGATTtgattttaaattcaccgaTGGCTGTATTCCTTGCCGAATCAGATGCGGTTTGGCTGTCAAATCCGGTTGCTTTTATTAACCGTTACTCAAACGTCGACATTGTGGCAAACGCAAACGATGCCCTTAGCGAAGAGAAGAAAGCAATGGCAGGTTTTGTTTTCCTGAATGCTACGTCATCTACTCGTAGTCTTTGGACAAAACTCCGACAAAGACTTGACAGCATCTCCAAGAGCTACCGAAATGGTACCGGGGAAAGTTCTGGCGACATGCGAATTTTCAACCTACTACTCAAGACAGAGAAACCAAAAGTAGAATGGTTCCCGGCGGATCGGTTTTTCAGCGGGCAGTGGTATCGTAAGCCTAAACTGCGCGATACTTCAAAGCAACCTGTAGTGATACAAAACAACTTTATTGCTGGTAATGACCGTAAAGAAGAAAGAGCGAAATGGTGGAATCACTGGTTCCTTTCCAATAGTACCGAAGAATGTATTGGAAATCCTTGCGGCTAAATAAATGCTTTACTTTACTTTTGAGTTTGTTGAAACAATAAAGTTTCTTGTGGATTTGCTTGAGCAAAGCTGGAATAATTATGCCAAAACGCTACAACATGCCCATGGGTTTCGTATACATGGtcgtttttcaacatttaagaaaataacaatcTCTGAAGGATTAATATTGGGGACATTATGGGTGGACTTATTACTGGAAAGCAAAACGTCACTTTCTCCATGAAGTCAAGAAATACTTGAAGAATGGCAGTTATTTAGAACCTCAACTTTCAGGGGTAATTTGAGATTATTTTCTTCGTATCTGCACTTATGTATATCGTTGATTACCGAGAGTCTTCATTTCAGTGTGCTTTAAACCAAGGGTTCATATCTTATAAATTCAAGTTTCAATAAAGTCAAGTACTAAGATCAAGTTTGACCATTGCGGTTTTGTTAGAAAACTGATTATCAGCACGGTGTGTTTGAGCTGATTTCGAATTCTACGCATAAGCTAATTAAATTAGAATAAGACTGCGTACAGACCAGTAGCAAGTCAACGCAATTGCGACCTGGCGCCTAGTTGTTGTTTGCCTGTGAGACAATAGTTGTTTGATAAGATTTGAAGTTTAGGACTTCAAACATTTGATGCTTTTACGTAAAGATAAATTCATTCAAACTgtatcaaaatgtgatcatggccaacaaaaatattcaaaaaaattgaaaagagcATATGTCGGAGAAACCaaaaaatttaattaattttattaaattaaattgGATTGCAGGTTCAGCTGCTATGAATTCAAGTATTATTTGTCGATGTCTCTTCCCTCTCCTGTCTATAAAAGGGATGTCATCGAGTCACCCTGCTCATATGGAAGTGCCGTTTAACTTGAAATTAGGATGAATGTATTTGAAATCATGGTAACAACTGGATAGTatacaaaaaaataacaaaaagtgatttaaaaataaaattatctttTTAGCAACCTTTCTCGTTGTTACATTCCTCGCTAAAGTGGGATATTCTGGCTATGAGAAACGTAAAATATAGATACAAGGGAGGTAAATGCTGAGTAAGTAGTTGCACTTACACTATCGCATTTGATCaggcgtgtgtgtgtgtgtgtgtgtgtgtgtctgtgtgtctgtgtgtcttttGACTGTGTGTGTATTTGATAGTTAATACGTAATTGGAATAGATATACCAGAACTATTGGCTGTAGCTCAAAATCATCTAAACCTTCTCCAGACGGTAAAAAATATAACAGCACAACTTATAATTGGTATCATAATTTTTGGTTACCTTTGTCTTGTCGTTACATATCTTACCCATGCGGAACATCGGAGATTTTGCAACTGAGCACACGTAGACTATGGACAAGGTGGAAATTCAAAAGTATAATGTTTTGCCATAACGATATGATATTGGGCACTTATGAATTTCACGTATTTTGTTAGTAAACAATTAGAATGTTCAAATTAATCGGAAGCTATCGTCTGAAAGCTATGTAAGTTTGAAGATAAACAACTTTTAGCATGAATTGACTCATAGACGATAACTATGACAAAGCTTAATATTTATATCAAATTCAGAAATACGTCACATTTCTGTAAATATGGATTTTTAGGAGTTTTCTTACTCTCACGATCATGATAGCACTGACAAGACCAGGTTAAAATCATAGCAATCTTTGTACAGGGACTTATTTAAACATTACTAACCAAAAAACGATGAGGAAAGTCGGTTCATGTTAAGAAATTCAATTATTGTACTCCAGTTTGGATTTCCATGGgtctgaaagaaaacaaaaatatatatctatTGAGACCAGCAACAATATATGGCATACACTAAGTTAACAACATTTGGTCATAAAATTTCCACGTGGGAAAATTATATTGGCACATGTTGtgatgattgatgatacaaaaatATCTGATAATTTGCAACGTACTTGATCAGCGTAGGACTGCAGAATGGGATAGTGgtcataatttcataatttcgcCAGGTTGCCTTTTCGTCCATTTAACTGGTCCCAGCTGTTAAATATAACAGCTATGTTTAAACCACTTGCGCAAAGAGTATATTACTTGCTGTTTGTCAACATCACAAGTATTGCTTACTTTAGATGCTAATTCGTGATGTAAGTTAGCGAGTTGCCTACCAAGCACACGTAAACTGTCTGATATAGGGCATTAAGTTGGCAGAGTTCCTCTGTCAACAGGGACTATGATTCAACAGTATAAGTTCGGCTTGTCTGTTCGTATTGCTGAATACAATGAAGGGATTGGTCTCATTACTAATGTTATATTTCTGAATGAAATCAAACTAATAGATCCATGGAAAACTATTGGTATTGACGAAATCCATCCCTAGTTAGTTATAGATTCTGCTGATATAATCTCCCATCCCATAGCCCATCTTGTCAATTGCTCACTGAGCCGGGTATATTTCCAGTCCCACTTAAAATTGCCAAAGtaattcaaatttacaaaaaaggcGCCGCTGATGAAGTCAGCAATTATCGTCCTATTTCTGTACTTCCAATCTTTAGTAAAATCATTGAGTCTTTagtcaacaataaaattacaacatatcttgaaaataaacatgtcttatcaaataaataatttggGTTTCGGAAAAAGTTCAGCACAAAGTTGGCCCTTGCAGACCTTGTTTCAGAAGTAAGCAATTCTCTGGAGAATGGGTTTCTT
Above is a window of Ptychodera flava strain L36383 chromosome 19, AS_Pfla_20210202, whole genome shotgun sequence DNA encoding:
- the LOC139118109 gene encoding uncharacterized protein translates to MAQSSYSFVGLEDTMNVPGMVSSGSDDKGEKPVPKLSLTNGTDKLPENSSLAASLDLKQSPSTEMENPTGKTTLSTKPNSDLLLTVEKVGRRKGLVIVQFLNLSYINLTKSWICNVECMDVLPFTILITSDTLTYWQLKEWKPDLNVVLQTLGDSKSMRHNEDSYNEYLCYRVRLIDLILNSPMAVFLAESDAVWLSNPVAFINRYSNVDIVANANDALSEEKKAMAGFVFLNATSSTRSLWTKLRQRLDSISKSYRNGTGESSGDMRIFNLLLKTEKPKVEWFPADRFFSGQWYRKPKLRDTSKQPVVIQNNFIAGNDRKEERAKWWNHWFLSNSTEECIGNPCG